One genomic window of Elusimicrobiota bacterium includes the following:
- a CDS encoding DNA polymerase I — MTKLYLIDANAYVHRAYHALPPLTNSKGEMVNAVYGFTRMILKLLKQGKPEYAIVCFDFPAPTFRHKKYAEYKANRKEIDDALKHQMPLARESANALNLLVVEKEGYEADDIIATLASQARKDKMEVVVISGDKDVRQLVDDGITVWDEAKNTLYDENKVVEKYGLEPKQLVDMFALMGDVSDNVPGIKGIGEKTATKLIKEFGSVENLIKNYSKLEGRVKVLIEENGKDAEKSKDLIRLHYNVPLEINWRQGEIKPFDNEKLEKFLQKMEFKSLIKELIPGSSEKMEKEEAAFRESGKKKYKTNIIYTEKELIELSEKVVKSGLVSLDLETTSTDPHKAQIVGFSFAITADEAYYLPVGHTYSGASKQVSLETSLSILKDIFEDVKIKKYGQNIKYDMLVLKQAGIELDGIYFDSMVASYCINPSRSSHGLKNIALDYANFPMTAIGELIGKGAKQITMAQVEIEKAADYACADAVAVLMLKEKFEA, encoded by the coding sequence ATGACAAAACTTTATCTAATTGACGCAAATGCCTACGTACACCGCGCATACCATGCCCTTCCTCCGCTTACCAATTCAAAAGGGGAAATGGTGAATGCAGTCTACGGCTTTACCCGGATGATCCTCAAACTTCTCAAACAGGGAAAACCTGAATATGCCATAGTTTGTTTCGATTTTCCGGCTCCTACATTCAGGCACAAAAAATATGCCGAATATAAAGCAAACCGAAAAGAAATTGACGACGCCTTGAAACATCAAATGCCTCTTGCAAGAGAATCCGCTAACGCTCTTAATCTCTTAGTAGTTGAAAAAGAAGGTTATGAGGCAGACGATATTATTGCGACGCTAGCCAGCCAGGCCAGAAAAGACAAAATGGAAGTTGTTGTGATAAGCGGGGACAAGGATGTGCGCCAGCTTGTAGATGATGGAATAACTGTCTGGGATGAAGCCAAAAATACGTTATATGACGAAAATAAGGTTGTTGAAAAATACGGGCTTGAACCAAAACAGCTTGTAGATATGTTTGCCTTAATGGGGGATGTTTCCGATAATGTTCCCGGAATAAAAGGTATCGGCGAAAAGACTGCAACGAAACTTATTAAAGAATTCGGCTCAGTTGAAAATTTGATAAAAAATTATTCTAAACTTGAAGGTAGAGTAAAAGTTTTGATAGAAGAAAATGGGAAAGATGCAGAAAAAAGCAAAGATCTCATAAGGCTTCATTACAATGTTCCTCTGGAAATTAATTGGAGGCAAGGGGAGATAAAACCATTTGATAACGAAAAGCTTGAAAAATTCCTGCAAAAAATGGAGTTTAAAAGTCTGATTAAGGAACTTATTCCGGGTTCGTCTGAAAAAATGGAAAAAGAAGAAGCTGCTTTTAGGGAGTCCGGCAAGAAAAAGTATAAAACTAATATTATTTATACTGAAAAAGAACTAATTGAATTATCTGAAAAAGTAGTTAAAAGCGGTTTGGTTTCTTTAGACCTTGAAACGACAAGCACGGATCCTCACAAAGCGCAGATAGTTGGTTTTTCTTTCGCAATAACTGCTGACGAAGCATACTACCTGCCTGTAGGGCATACTTATTCCGGCGCGTCTAAACAGGTATCGCTTGAGACTTCGCTTTCCATATTAAAAGATATTTTTGAAGACGTAAAAATAAAAAAGTACGGGCAAAATATAAAGTATGATATGCTTGTTCTTAAACAGGCGGGAATTGAACTTGACGGCATTTATTTTGATTCAATGGTTGCTTCGTATTGCATTAATCCGTCCCGTTCAAGTCACGGATTAAAAAATATTGCTCTGGATTACGCAAACTTTCCTATGACAGCAATAGGTGAGCTGATAGGTAAAGGAGCAAAACAGATTACCATGGCTCAAGTAGAAATAGAAAAAGCGGCGGATTACGCTTGCGCTGATGCAGTTGCTGTTTTGATGCTTAAAGAAAAATTTGAGGCA
- the trxB gene encoding thioredoxin-disulfide reductase, with protein sequence MQDLIYDLIIIGGGPAGLTAGIYASRAKLKTLLIEKMGCGGNAAITDRIENYPGFPEGIGGLELASKFEGQAKKFGLEIKLEEVKKIITKSKVKTIITDSAEYLTKTIIVATGASYKKADVPGENEFIGKGVSYCATCDGPFFKEKEVVVIGGGDSAIQEADFLTKFAKKVTVIHRRDKLRATKILQEKVLSNPKVFFAWNSVITKILGSNKVEGIEIKNVNDNETSLINADGVFVFIGFSPNTSFIADILKLDNSGCIVTDDNMKTSVEGIYASGDCRRKLLNQVVTAASDGAIAAVAVQQYLDN encoded by the coding sequence ATGCAAGATTTGATTTACGATCTTATTATAATCGGCGGAGGGCCCGCGGGTTTGACTGCCGGCATTTATGCGTCCAGAGCCAAGCTTAAGACTCTGCTAATTGAAAAAATGGGCTGCGGAGGAAACGCGGCTATTACTGACCGTATTGAAAACTATCCTGGTTTTCCTGAAGGAATTGGCGGTCTTGAACTTGCCTCAAAATTTGAAGGACAGGCAAAAAAGTTCGGCTTGGAAATAAAATTGGAAGAAGTAAAAAAGATAATAACAAAATCAAAAGTTAAGACTATTATTACGGATTCTGCGGAATATTTGACAAAAACCATAATTGTTGCAACTGGCGCCAGCTATAAAAAAGCGGATGTTCCGGGGGAAAATGAGTTTATCGGAAAGGGTGTATCTTATTGCGCAACCTGCGATGGTCCTTTTTTTAAAGAAAAAGAAGTCGTTGTTATAGGTGGAGGGGATTCCGCTATTCAAGAGGCCGATTTTTTAACTAAGTTTGCCAAAAAAGTTACAGTTATTCATAGAAGAGACAAACTTCGTGCAACCAAAATACTTCAAGAAAAAGTATTATCCAATCCCAAAGTATTTTTTGCATGGAATTCAGTAATCACTAAAATTCTGGGATCAAACAAAGTGGAGGGAATTGAAATTAAAAACGTTAACGACAACGAAACATCGTTAATAAATGCAGACGGCGTATTTGTATTTATTGGTTTTTCTCCGAATACATCGTTTATTGCAGATATTTTAAAACTGGATAATTCGGGATGTATAGTAACCGATGATAATATGAAGACTTCCGTTGAAGGCATATACGCAAGCGGAGACTGCAGAAGAAAACTTCTTAATCAAGTTGTCACGGCCGCAAGCGACGGAGCAATCGCTGCCGTTGCTGTTCAGCAGTACTTAGATAATTAG
- a CDS encoding TlpA disulfide reductase family protein, with protein sequence MEKDFILKNISKKMIQNLKYAFLFLFLASNMFAAEFAPDFTLSDLNGNKVSLSSQKGNVVFLDFWATWCPPCRASIPEVEKTFEKYKGKNVVFYGINLENDANAVKNFVQKMGIKYTVLVDDNKVGREYGVQGIPAFYIIDQEGKIAERYVGFQNRMSKEWAKKIDDLLVTSSKVANKNQKKKK encoded by the coding sequence ATGGAAAAAGATTTTATTCTCAAAAATATTTCTAAAAAAATGATTCAAAATCTAAAATACGCATTTCTTTTTTTATTTTTAGCTTCTAATATGTTTGCAGCTGAATTTGCGCCTGATTTTACCCTTTCAGACCTTAACGGCAATAAAGTAAGCCTATCCTCTCAAAAAGGAAATGTTGTTTTTCTTGATTTTTGGGCAACATGGTGCCCGCCGTGCAGGGCTTCAATTCCTGAAGTTGAAAAAACATTTGAAAAATACAAGGGAAAAAATGTAGTTTTTTACGGCATAAATTTGGAAAATGACGCCAATGCAGTAAAGAATTTTGTCCAAAAAATGGGGATAAAATATACTGTTTTAGTGGATGATAACAAGGTAGGAAGAGAATACGGGGTACAGGGTATACCCGCCTTTTATATTATCGATCAGGAAGGAAAAATAGCCGAACGCTATGTCGGATTCCAGAACAGAATGAGCAAGGAATGGGCAAAAAAAATAGATGACCTGCTTGTAACATCTTCAAAAGTCGCTAATAAAAATCAGAAAAAGAAGAAATAA
- the trxA gene encoding thioredoxin has translation MSEIVITEQNFETEVLNSQLTVLIDFWAPWCGPCKMLAPVIEEIAKEYEGKIKVGKLNTDENANLAAKFMITSIPTVIIFKDKKPVQTLVGFRPKTEFKKAVDSIL, from the coding sequence GTGTCAGAAATAGTTATTACAGAACAGAATTTTGAAACGGAAGTTTTGAATTCTCAATTGACGGTTCTTATTGATTTCTGGGCTCCCTGGTGCGGGCCGTGCAAGATGCTCGCGCCTGTTATAGAAGAAATTGCGAAAGAATATGAAGGTAAAATAAAGGTGGGGAAATTGAATACGGATGAAAATGCAAATCTTGCTGCAAAATTTATGATAACATCAATTCCGACTGTTATTATATTCAAGGATAAAAAGCCGGTTCAGACTCTGGTAGGTTTTAGGCCCAAGACCGAGTTTAAAAAGGCGGTAGATAGTATTCTTTAG
- the mnmA gene encoding tRNA 2-thiouridine(34) synthase MnmA, producing MAKIAVAMSGGVDSSTAAFILKEQGHDIIGITMRLWKDNEDKTRPGGCCSFRDIYDAKKVCNYLGIKHYVFNMEKEFKKIVVDNFVKEYLNGKTPNPCIVCNEKIKFDLLLKKAGALGFDYLSTGHYAEIERKRTSGEIQYYLKKGKDKEKEQTYFLYRLGQSELSKLKFPLGSLTKKEVRKIALKNKIPVAEKAESQEICFVKNKYADFIKSYVPENNEKVKPGPIVDKKGKISGTHKGIIYYTIGQRSGLGISSKVPLYVIEIDASKNVIKIGEKKDVFSNKMIVSDVCWISGMAPKLPLKCKAKVRRQHPAAQAEITAKKGELFIRFEKPQYAITGGQSAVFYERDYVLGGGIIEKAL from the coding sequence ATGGCTAAAATTGCGGTAGCGATGTCTGGCGGCGTGGATTCATCCACGGCCGCTTTTATTTTGAAAGAACAAGGGCACGATATTATCGGGATTACAATGAGGCTGTGGAAAGATAATGAGGATAAAACTCGTCCGGGCGGCTGCTGTTCTTTCAGAGATATTTACGACGCGAAAAAAGTCTGCAACTATTTGGGTATAAAACATTACGTATTCAATATGGAAAAAGAGTTCAAAAAAATAGTGGTGGACAATTTTGTTAAAGAATATTTAAACGGAAAAACTCCTAATCCGTGCATTGTTTGTAATGAAAAGATAAAGTTTGATTTATTGTTAAAAAAAGCAGGGGCGCTCGGTTTTGATTATCTTTCAACAGGCCATTACGCTGAAATAGAAAGGAAAAGAACTAGCGGTGAGATACAATACTATCTTAAGAAGGGAAAGGATAAAGAAAAGGAACAGACTTACTTTCTGTATCGTCTTGGACAAAGTGAGCTTTCAAAGCTTAAATTTCCTCTGGGGAGTCTTACTAAAAAAGAAGTAAGAAAAATAGCTTTAAAAAATAAAATTCCCGTTGCCGAGAAAGCTGAGAGCCAAGAAATATGTTTTGTCAAAAACAAATATGCAGATTTTATTAAATCTTATGTGCCTGAAAATAATGAAAAAGTTAAGCCAGGACCTATTGTTGACAAGAAAGGTAAAATTTCAGGAACACACAAAGGAATAATTTATTATACTATCGGGCAGAGAAGCGGACTTGGAATATCTTCAAAAGTTCCCTTGTATGTAATAGAAATAGATGCTTCCAAAAATGTGATTAAAATCGGAGAAAAAAAGGATGTTTTTTCAAATAAAATGATTGTTAGTGATGTTTGCTGGATTTCGGGGATGGCCCCTAAACTGCCGCTTAAGTGTAAGGCTAAAGTACGCAGACAACATCCTGCGGCCCAAGCGGAAATTACTGCAAAAAAAGGTGAATTATTTATCAGATTTGAAAAACCGCAGTATGCCATAACCGGAGGTCAATCAGCTGTATTTTATGAACGTGATTATGTCCTTGGCGGAGGGATTATTGAAAAGGCGTTATGA
- the nifS gene encoding cysteine desulfurase NifS, whose translation MQGKIIYLDHSATTPLDPEALETMNPFLRDVYGNASSIHSLGQEAKKYLENARETFAKLINAESPEEIIFTSSGTESDNLAIKGTAFANKEKGNHIITSSIEHHAVLNTCEYLEENGFEVTYLPVDEYGAVNPKDVKKAINAKTVLVSIMHANNEVGTLQPIKEIAEIIRKENDTRFTKEFGGIYFHTDAVQTAGKIKIDVQSLGVDLLSVSAHKFYGPKGVGALYRRNGTRIVPILHGGHHERNLRAGTENVAGIAGMVKALELSQTKIDKEQERILLLRDKLEKEIIEKIPYTKVNGHSYRRVAGISNISFEFIEGESLVVSLDLKGIECSTGSACASGSTEASHVLKAMCLEPALAQGAVRFSLGKGNTEEDIDYVLKVLPEMVVKLREISPLWKQRK comes from the coding sequence ATGCAAGGAAAAATAATTTATCTAGACCATAGCGCGACAACTCCTTTAGATCCGGAAGCGCTTGAAACGATGAATCCTTTTTTAAGGGATGTCTACGGGAATGCATCCAGCATCCACTCATTAGGACAGGAAGCAAAAAAATATCTGGAAAATGCCAGGGAGACTTTTGCGAAGCTTATCAATGCGGAATCACCGGAGGAAATTATTTTTACTTCGTCTGGTACCGAGTCGGACAATCTTGCCATAAAAGGAACGGCATTTGCCAATAAGGAAAAAGGCAACCATATAATAACTTCTTCCATTGAACACCATGCCGTATTAAATACCTGCGAATATCTCGAAGAAAATGGTTTTGAAGTTACTTATCTTCCCGTGGATGAATACGGAGCGGTTAATCCGAAGGATGTTAAAAAAGCGATTAACGCAAAAACCGTTCTGGTAAGTATTATGCATGCTAATAACGAGGTAGGGACTCTTCAGCCAATTAAAGAAATTGCAGAAATTATAAGAAAAGAAAATGACACAAGATTTACAAAAGAGTTCGGCGGTATTTATTTTCATACTGACGCAGTCCAGACTGCCGGCAAAATAAAAATTGATGTTCAATCCCTTGGAGTGGATTTGCTTTCAGTTTCCGCGCATAAGTTTTACGGGCCAAAAGGGGTGGGCGCGTTATATAGGAGAAACGGCACAAGAATTGTCCCTATTCTTCACGGCGGGCATCACGAAAGAAATTTAAGAGCAGGAACAGAAAATGTTGCTGGTATTGCAGGGATGGTTAAAGCGCTTGAATTAAGCCAGACAAAAATTGATAAGGAGCAGGAAAGGATACTTTTATTAAGGGATAAACTTGAAAAAGAAATAATAGAAAAAATTCCTTATACTAAAGTTAACGGACATTCTTACAGAAGAGTGGCCGGAATTTCAAATATAAGTTTTGAATTTATTGAAGGGGAATCGCTTGTAGTTTCACTTGATTTAAAGGGAATTGAGTGTTCCACCGGTTCTGCCTGTGCTTCAGGTTCAACTGAAGCTTCCCATGTATTGAAAGCGATGTGTCTTGAACCGGCGCTTGCTCAAGGGGCCGTTCGTTTTTCGCTTGGCAAGGGAAATACTGAAGAAGACATTGATTATGTTTTGAAAGTTCTTCCTGAAATGGTTGTTAAATTGAGGGAAATATCGCCTTTGTGGAAACAAAGAAAATAG
- the mltG gene encoding endolytic transglycosylase MltG, which produces MKNKKWIFSSLLILALALCLIGWLRLPKTPVTLRIALGSSSHEIARILKKEGLIESERLFILISKITNSSKRFKAGVYVISPRTSIFKIINMLAEGKSRFYKVTIPEGFTSAQIAGLLYSDGIIDKEKFLSIVKEKKLEGYLFPQTYFFDPRLSEEKIIEIMFREFNRNYTDDFKKRAKELKMSDQQIVTLASIIEREAYHSEERPKISAVFHNRLKKRWYLESCATVLYALGKHKEKLLNKDLKVKSPYNTYLNMGLPPGPISNPGLDSIKAALYPESTNEMFFVVGSSGTHIFSRYMNEHIKNKRMMKNARKNNLSRP; this is translated from the coding sequence ATGAAAAATAAAAAATGGATTTTTTCATCTTTGCTAATTCTTGCTTTGGCGCTTTGCTTAATAGGGTGGTTAAGACTGCCTAAAACTCCTGTCACGCTGAGAATTGCTTTAGGATCTTCTTCTCATGAAATAGCAAGAATACTAAAGAAAGAGGGCCTTATAGAATCCGAAAGGCTCTTTATTTTGATTTCAAAAATTACGAATAGCTCAAAAAGATTTAAAGCAGGAGTATATGTAATATCTCCGAGGACAAGCATATTTAAAATAATAAATATGCTTGCCGAAGGTAAATCGCGATTTTATAAAGTTACAATTCCCGAAGGGTTTACAAGCGCTCAGATAGCAGGCCTTTTATATTCGGACGGCATTATTGATAAAGAAAAGTTTCTTTCAATTGTAAAAGAAAAGAAATTGGAAGGGTATCTTTTTCCTCAGACATATTTTTTTGATCCGAGACTTTCAGAAGAAAAAATTATTGAAATAATGTTTCGGGAATTTAACAGAAACTATACGGATGATTTTAAAAAGAGGGCAAAAGAATTAAAAATGAGCGATCAGCAAATTGTCACTTTAGCGTCAATAATTGAGCGGGAAGCTTATCATTCTGAAGAGAGGCCTAAGATATCGGCTGTATTTCATAACAGGCTTAAGAAACGCTGGTATCTTGAATCCTGCGCTACGGTACTTTACGCATTAGGAAAACATAAGGAAAAGCTCCTGAATAAGGATTTGAAAGTTAAATCGCCCTACAATACTTATCTCAATATGGGCTTGCCGCCAGGGCCGATTTCCAATCCCGGTTTGGATTCCATCAAAGCGGCACTATATCCCGAAAGCACTAACGAGATGTTTTTTGTGGTAGGAAGTTCCGGGACGCACATTTTTTCGCGGTATATGAACGAGCATATAAAAAACAAAAGGATGATGAAAAATGCAAGGAAAAATAATTTATCTAGACCATAG
- a CDS encoding NYN domain-containing protein, whose amino-acid sequence MLHYIIDGYNVIKSEYSQIYGGSLERQRNTLIALIKSSSPQGSSKNMVTVVFDGKTEDPFSSSGYSRQMSGFIEVLYSENATADKVIEIIVNESSNSSNMVVVTDDRGIHKLLGYSGAKFVSTRDFCRKLFNTKKGNPREENIDTDFSESIDKELKEKWFNEK is encoded by the coding sequence ATGCTGCATTACATAATAGACGGTTATAACGTTATTAAATCTGAGTATTCGCAAATTTACGGCGGGTCTCTGGAAAGACAAAGAAACACTTTAATAGCCTTGATAAAAAGCAGTAGTCCTCAAGGAAGTTCGAAAAATATGGTAACCGTAGTTTTTGACGGAAAAACGGAAGATCCTTTTTCTAGTTCAGGCTATTCAAGGCAGATGTCTGGTTTCATAGAAGTTCTTTACAGCGAAAATGCGACTGCCGACAAAGTAATAGAAATAATTGTAAATGAAAGTTCAAATTCGTCAAATATGGTTGTCGTAACTGATGACAGGGGTATTCATAAGCTTTTGGGGTATTCAGGAGCAAAATTTGTTAGTACCAGAGATTTTTGCAGGAAATTGTTTAATACAAAAAAAGGAAATCCGCGGGAAGAAAATATTGATACTGACTTTAGTGAATCTATTGACAAAGAGTTAAAGGAAAAATGGTTCAATGAAAAATAA
- the ruvX gene encoding Holliday junction resolvase RuvX → MFLRLLGLDYGIKRLGIAVSDSLGITAQPLVVIERKSIKEDMEKIKKILDENNIKKVIVGLPLNMDGSEGHLMEEVKGFAQKIKGEFNLPVEFFDERLSSLQTERILIEEADMSREKRKGVRDKIAAALFLQAYLDSHRNNSNE, encoded by the coding sequence ATCTTTTTAAGGCTTTTAGGCTTAGATTACGGGATTAAACGGTTAGGAATAGCGGTTTCAGATTCGCTTGGAATAACTGCTCAGCCGCTTGTAGTTATTGAAAGAAAAAGCATAAAAGAAGATATGGAGAAGATAAAAAAGATTTTAGATGAAAATAATATTAAAAAGGTAATTGTCGGGCTTCCCTTAAATATGGACGGAAGTGAAGGGCATCTTATGGAAGAAGTAAAAGGGTTTGCTCAAAAAATTAAAGGTGAGTTTAATCTGCCCGTTGAATTCTTTGATGAACGATTAAGCTCGCTTCAGACAGAAAGAATTTTAATAGAAGAAGCGGATATGTCCAGGGAAAAACGAAAAGGTGTAAGAGATAAAATTGCAGCCGCTCTATTTTTGCAGGCATATTTAGACAGCCACCGCAACAACAGTAATGAGTGA
- the thpR gene encoding RNA 2',3'-cyclic phosphodiesterase translates to MRLFIAVNIPEEIKEKLSVLTKRLKYKISDVRWIAKDNFHLTLKFLGEVREEKVDKINSAISDIAQNVQPFKVLFSELGAFPDLKYPRIIWVGVKEGSTELKGIAEKIENSLLPFGFEKEKRPFSCHLTVGRVKSFKTKNISFEKIDTDFGSFVLERIDLMQSFLEKSGPGYKCLKSFSFGG, encoded by the coding sequence ATGAGATTGTTTATTGCGGTTAATATACCCGAAGAGATAAAAGAAAAATTATCTGTTTTAACGAAAAGGCTTAAATATAAAATATCCGATGTGAGATGGATTGCAAAAGATAATTTTCATTTAACTTTGAAGTTTTTAGGCGAGGTCCGTGAAGAAAAAGTTGATAAAATAAACTCTGCTATTTCAGATATAGCGCAAAATGTTCAACCGTTTAAGGTTTTGTTTTCGGAATTAGGAGCATTTCCCGATTTGAAATATCCAAGGATTATCTGGGTGGGAGTCAAAGAAGGTTCAACCGAACTAAAAGGAATTGCCGAAAAAATAGAGAATTCACTTCTGCCTTTTGGGTTTGAAAAGGAAAAGAGGCCGTTTTCCTGTCATCTTACGGTAGGAAGAGTAAAATCTTTTAAGACAAAGAATATTTCTTTTGAAAAAATAGATACTGATTTTGGCTCTTTTGTCTTGGAAAGAATTGATCTGATGCAAAGTTTCTTAGAAAAATCAGGGCCAGGATATAAGTGTCTCAAATCTTTTAGTTTCGGAGGATAA